The region AATATTTGCTTTTATTACCAAACTTGTTTTATTTGTTTATAAATTTAATGAAAGATAATGAAATTGATATAACATATAAAGGAAAAATCATGTTAATTTTATCTTATATTATACTGCCATTAGACATAATTCCAGAAGCATTGCTTGGCCCTATTGGATATATAGACGACCTATATATAGGTTTGTATTTTTTAAACATAATATTAAATGAATTACCTAAAGAAAAAATATATGCTTATTGGAAAGGAGATATAAAAACATTAAATAATATTTCTGAAATAATAGAATTTTTAAAAAGTAATTATGAAAAATTAAATTCTAAAAATATATCTAAATTGATTTCAA is a window of Marinitoga hydrogenitolerans DSM 16785 DNA encoding:
- a CDS encoding YkvA family protein, translated to MLILSYIILPLDIIPEALLGPIGYIDDLYIGLYFLNIILNELPKEKIYAYWKGDIKTLNNISEIIEFLKSNYEKLNSKNISKLISKILKGKYNK